The proteins below come from a single Chryseobacterium nepalense genomic window:
- a CDS encoding pectate lyase family protein, translated as MTKNFCILLLTAIFCGISNVAEAQNVISFPGAEGFGRYTTGGRSGKVYFVTKLTDDGSEGTLRYALNQKGPRYIIFKTGGTIYLESPLKIREGNVTIAGQTAPGDGITVANYETFVAADNVIIRYIRFRMGDLKNYEGDALGARFIKNLIVDHCSMSWSTDETVSIYANENTTLQWCIVAESLRNSVHQKGAHGYGGIAGGKFASFHHNVYAHHDSRNPRLGEYAGSKFALTDLTDFRNNVIYNWGHNSLYGGEGMNVNIVNNYYKPGPATMTRKRIAAIDKNEKPEAEVYNIWGKYYINGNVMEGIPEVTEDNWTEGVFSQMNRYNLTDEDKNTIRIIRPHNISNNVKTHSSKEAYDRILKIGGSSLVRDIIDLQILKDIKNGSFTHQGSKGSTNGIIDSQKDAGGFPDLKTGQPIIDSDMDGMPDEWEIRNKLDPKTYNANGRDLDKNYDNIEMYFNDIVQSITEAQN; from the coding sequence ATGACAAAAAACTTCTGCATACTTTTACTAACAGCTATTTTTTGTGGCATTTCAAATGTTGCTGAAGCCCAGAATGTCATTAGCTTTCCGGGCGCTGAAGGTTTCGGAAGATACACCACCGGAGGACGCAGCGGTAAAGTTTATTTCGTAACAAAATTAACCGACGACGGCTCCGAAGGAACTTTAAGATATGCCCTGAATCAAAAAGGTCCGAGATATATTATTTTCAAAACCGGAGGAACCATTTACCTGGAATCTCCGTTAAAAATACGGGAAGGAAATGTAACCATTGCCGGACAAACCGCTCCGGGAGACGGCATCACAGTAGCCAACTACGAAACTTTTGTAGCAGCAGACAACGTCATTATCCGGTATATTCGTTTCAGAATGGGCGATCTGAAAAACTATGAAGGTGATGCTTTAGGAGCAAGGTTTATTAAAAACTTAATCGTTGACCACTGTTCCATGAGCTGGTCTACCGACGAAACAGTTTCGATCTATGCCAATGAAAACACAACGCTTCAATGGTGTATCGTTGCGGAAAGCCTCAGAAATTCAGTACATCAGAAAGGTGCTCACGGATATGGTGGTATTGCAGGCGGGAAATTTGCGTCTTTTCATCATAATGTTTATGCCCATCATGACAGCAGAAATCCCAGACTGGGAGAATACGCAGGAAGCAAATTTGCTTTAACAGACCTTACCGACTTCAGAAATAATGTCATTTACAACTGGGGACACAACAGCCTGTATGGCGGCGAAGGAATGAATGTGAATATCGTCAATAATTATTATAAGCCAGGTCCGGCCACAATGACGAGAAAAAGAATTGCTGCCATCGATAAAAATGAAAAGCCGGAAGCAGAAGTGTATAATATCTGGGGAAAATACTATATAAATGGAAATGTGATGGAAGGCATTCCGGAAGTCACCGAAGACAACTGGACAGAAGGCGTATTCAGCCAGATGAACCGTTACAACTTAACAGACGAAGACAAAAATACAATCAGAATAATCCGTCCACATAATATATCGAATAATGTAAAAACCCACTCTTCAAAAGAAGCTTATGACAGGATCTTGAAAATTGGAGGATCGAGTCTTGTAAGAGATATCATTGATCTTCAGATTTTAAAAGATATTAAAAACGGAAGTTTTACACATCAGGGTTCAAAAGGAAGTACAAACGGAATTATAGATTCCCAGAAAGATGCAGGCGGATTTCCGGATCTGAAAACCGGACAGCCGATTATTGATTCAGATATGGACGGAATGCCCGATGAATGGGAAATCAGAAACAAACTGGATCCCAAAACATACAATGCCAACGGAAGAGATTTAGATAAAAACTACGATAACATTGAAATGTATTTTAATGATATTGTACAAAGCATAACCGAAGCACAAAATTAA
- a CDS encoding cupin domain-containing protein has translation MNFKKEPFFDGNSEWENLGAGVSRQFVGYNSQIMMVIVKFEKEAVGALHQHFHSQITYVASGIFEVEVDGETKILKAGDGFFAQPNIFHGVRCLEKGQLIDAFAPFREDFIK, from the coding sequence ATGAATTTTAAAAAAGAGCCTTTTTTCGATGGCAATTCCGAATGGGAAAACCTGGGAGCCGGCGTTTCAAGACAATTTGTGGGCTACAATTCACAGATCATGATGGTGATTGTAAAATTTGAAAAAGAGGCAGTAGGCGCTTTACATCAGCATTTTCACTCGCAAATCACCTATGTTGCTTCGGGAATATTTGAAGTTGAAGTAGACGGTGAAACAAAAATACTGAAAGCTGGTGACGGATTCTTTGCCCAACCCAATATTTTTCATGGGGTAAGATGTCTTGAAAAAGGACAATTGATTGATGCTTTCGCGCCTTTCAGAGAAGATTTTATTAAATAA
- a CDS encoding rhamnogalacturonan acetylesterase: MKKIFLLFSIVISTFILAQKKPTLFLIGDSTMANKENPDKNPEHGWGQVLNQFFTTGIEIQNHAMNGRSSKSFWTEGRWAAIEKQLKKGDFVIIQFGHNDQKVKDSTKFTNPYTQYRANLERYVKETRAKGAIPILMTSIVRRNFNENGVLIDTHKEYPLVVRMVANDLNVPFVDMQLLTEQLEITYGPENSKKLHLHFKEGEEPYYPKGKDDDTHLSKLGADLEAKLAADSLKKLKTGLEKFIK; encoded by the coding sequence ATGAAAAAAATATTTTTACTGTTTAGCATAGTAATTTCAACATTCATCCTGGCTCAGAAAAAGCCGACTTTATTCCTTATCGGTGATTCTACCATGGCTAATAAAGAAAATCCGGATAAAAATCCCGAACATGGATGGGGACAGGTTTTAAACCAATTTTTTACAACAGGTATCGAAATCCAGAACCATGCGATGAACGGAAGAAGTTCTAAAAGTTTCTGGACGGAAGGACGATGGGCTGCCATTGAAAAACAGCTGAAAAAGGGAGATTTTGTCATTATCCAGTTCGGGCATAATGATCAGAAGGTGAAAGACTCTACAAAATTTACCAATCCGTACACGCAATACAGGGCCAACCTGGAGAGATACGTAAAGGAAACAAGAGCAAAAGGAGCCATTCCTATTTTAATGACTTCTATTGTACGAAGAAATTTTAACGAAAACGGCGTATTGATAGATACCCACAAAGAATATCCTTTGGTGGTAAGAATGGTTGCCAATGATCTGAATGTTCCTTTCGTAGATATGCAGCTGCTTACAGAACAGCTTGAAATTACCTATGGTCCCGAAAATTCAAAAAAACTACATCTCCATTTTAAGGAAGGTGAAGAGCCGTATTATCCCAAAGGAAAAGACGACGATACCCATTTGTCTAAGCTGGGCGCAGATCTTGAAGCGAAACTTGCCGCTGACTCTTTGAAAAAATTGAAAACCGGACTGGAAAAATTTATCAAATAA
- a CDS encoding pectinesterase family protein, protein MKKLFLILLVSMANFLFAGNGPYIKIIVAKDGSGDFTSIQKAINSVRDLGPAEALIYIKSGTYNEKVVISSSKHKITLEGENKDNTMITNNDFSGKQDSFNEKMTTFNSYTLLVMGDDIQISNLTIQNSSCNEGQAVALHVEGDRFIIKNSNILGCQDTVYCATNHSRQYFENCFIEGTTDFIFGQATAVFKNCTIKSLADSYITAAATEKDRKYGFVFFDCRLIAKEGVTKVFLGRPWRPYAKTVFINTEMGGHIVSEGWNPWKGDQMFPDKEKTAYYAEFGSKGAGGNTSNRVNWSHQLTKKDMKNYTLEKIFSGWNPIMSNE, encoded by the coding sequence ATGAAAAAATTATTTTTAATTCTCCTTGTCTCAATGGCAAATTTTCTTTTTGCCGGAAATGGTCCTTATATAAAAATCATCGTTGCCAAAGACGGAAGCGGCGATTTTACATCCATTCAGAAAGCCATCAATTCCGTAAGAGATCTTGGTCCGGCAGAAGCACTGATTTATATAAAATCAGGAACATATAATGAAAAAGTGGTCATTTCATCTTCAAAACATAAAATCACGTTAGAAGGTGAAAATAAAGACAATACAATGATCACCAACAATGATTTCTCAGGAAAACAGGATTCGTTCAATGAAAAAATGACGACATTCAATTCTTATACGTTGCTGGTGATGGGTGATGACATACAAATAAGCAATCTAACGATTCAGAATTCTTCATGCAATGAAGGACAGGCAGTTGCACTCCATGTGGAAGGCGACCGTTTTATCATCAAAAATTCAAATATTCTAGGGTGTCAGGATACGGTATATTGTGCAACAAATCACAGCAGGCAGTATTTTGAAAACTGTTTTATAGAAGGTACTACCGATTTTATTTTCGGGCAGGCAACAGCGGTTTTTAAAAACTGTACCATTAAAAGTTTAGCTGACTCTTATATCACAGCTGCTGCAACGGAAAAAGACAGGAAATATGGTTTTGTTTTCTTTGATTGCAGGCTTATCGCAAAAGAAGGTGTTACAAAAGTTTTTCTTGGAAGACCCTGGAGACCTTACGCCAAAACGGTTTTCATCAATACCGAAATGGGAGGTCATATTGTTTCTGAAGGCTGGAACCCGTGGAAAGGAGACCAGATGTTTCCCGATAAAGAAAAAACGGCTTATTACGCAGAGTTCGGAAGCAAAGGCGCAGGCGGTAATACCTCAAATCGGGTAAACTGGTCGCATCAGCTGACTAAAAAAGATATGAAAAATTATACCCTGGAAAAGATTTTTAGTGGTTGGAACCCCATCATGAGTAATGAGTAA
- a CDS encoding glycoside hydrolase family 43 protein, with protein MKTKKILNILSVTVFSIASNYLNAQEKKYVSEVWTADLGKNYKNPILHADYSDPDVIRVGNDYYMTASSFNEAPGLPILHSKDMVNWNLVNYAVEDVLPAKHFSVPKRGDGIWAPSMRFHKGEFYIYWGDPDFGIYMVKTKDPLKKWEKPVLVMEGKGLIDACPFWDEDGNAYLVHGWAGSRAGVKSILTLNTMNPEGTKVLDKGIHIFDGHDKHPTVEGPKMYKRNGYYYVFAPAGGVATGWQLVLRSKNIYGPYEEKIVLEQGSSKINGPHQGAWVDTPSGEDWFYHFQDVDTYGRIIHLQPMKWEKDWPAIGKDTNKNGIGEPVLTYKKPNVGQSYPIVTPSETDEFDGEKLGLQWQWSANENIVWSSKLPGQKFLRLFSIKVPEGEKNLWNVPNLLTQKFPAPNFTASTKVKLIPEEAKEGKTAGLLIMGTDHASLVITNKPDGFYIQLRKAEKAEKGGEEKILDETKLNGNEAYLKVHVSEPNGLCQFSYSENGKSFTKIGEVFQAKPGKWIGAKVGLYSLSSAKAPRGGYADFDWFRITKN; from the coding sequence ATGAAGACAAAAAAAATTTTAAATATACTTTCAGTCACTGTTTTTTCGATAGCATCGAATTATCTGAATGCACAGGAAAAAAAATATGTTTCCGAAGTGTGGACGGCTGATCTGGGAAAAAACTATAAAAACCCTATTCTCCACGCAGATTACTCAGATCCGGATGTAATTCGTGTCGGTAACGATTACTATATGACCGCTTCAAGCTTTAACGAAGCCCCAGGATTACCCATTCTTCATTCCAAGGATATGGTCAACTGGAATCTGGTCAATTATGCCGTTGAAGATGTTTTGCCCGCCAAACATTTCTCCGTTCCGAAAAGAGGCGACGGAATCTGGGCACCAAGCATGCGTTTTCATAAAGGTGAATTTTATATTTACTGGGGTGACCCGGATTTCGGGATTTACATGGTTAAAACCAAAGATCCGCTGAAAAAATGGGAAAAACCTGTTTTAGTTATGGAAGGAAAAGGCCTGATTGACGCCTGTCCGTTCTGGGACGAAGATGGCAATGCTTATCTGGTTCACGGATGGGCGGGAAGCCGTGCCGGAGTGAAAAGCATATTAACCTTAAATACTATGAATCCGGAAGGAACAAAAGTTTTGGACAAAGGCATTCATATCTTTGACGGCCACGACAAGCACCCAACCGTAGAAGGTCCGAAAATGTACAAAAGAAACGGTTATTACTATGTTTTTGCTCCGGCCGGCGGGGTGGCTACAGGTTGGCAGCTGGTACTACGGTCGAAAAATATTTATGGTCCTTACGAAGAAAAAATTGTTCTTGAACAGGGATCTTCAAAAATCAACGGGCCTCATCAGGGAGCCTGGGTAGATACGCCTTCCGGAGAAGATTGGTTTTATCATTTTCAGGATGTGGACACCTATGGAAGAATTATTCATCTCCAGCCGATGAAATGGGAAAAAGACTGGCCTGCAATCGGAAAAGACACCAATAAAAATGGAATCGGAGAACCTGTTTTAACCTATAAAAAACCAAATGTAGGGCAATCTTATCCTATTGTTACTCCTTCGGAAACAGATGAATTTGATGGTGAAAAATTAGGTCTGCAATGGCAATGGAGCGCCAATGAAAACATTGTGTGGTCTTCAAAACTGCCGGGACAGAAATTTTTAAGATTATTTTCCATAAAAGTTCCCGAAGGAGAAAAAAATCTCTGGAATGTCCCGAATTTATTAACCCAGAAATTCCCGGCTCCAAATTTTACAGCATCAACGAAAGTAAAACTAATTCCTGAAGAAGCTAAAGAAGGAAAAACTGCAGGATTATTGATTATGGGAACCGATCATGCTTCCCTTGTTATCACCAATAAACCGGACGGATTTTACATCCAACTGAGAAAAGCTGAAAAAGCAGAGAAAGGCGGCGAGGAAAAAATTTTAGATGAAACAAAGTTAAACGGAAACGAAGCCTATTTAAAAGTACATGTGAGCGAACCGAATGGTTTATGCCAGTTCAGCTATAGTGAAAACGGAAAAAGCTTTACAAAAATAGGAGAAGTTTTTCAGGCAAAACCCGGAAAATGGATCGGTGCAAAAGTCGGTTTGTACAGCTTAAGTAGCGCTAAGGCACCACGCGGCGGCTATGCCGATTTCGACTGGTTCAGAATAACTAAAAATTAA
- a CDS encoding glycoside hydrolase family 28 protein, with translation MKKSLKMIGLAAALLFSGQISAQNLDIYKNIEFKMPQVKETSFPANTVSITQFGGISGGTVKNTEAFRKAIDELSKKGGGKLVVPRGMWLTGPIVLKSNINLHVEEGAFIIFSKDKNDYPLVDVSFEGLNTIRCQSPISANNATNIAITGKGVIDGSGDAWRAIKKSKVSESQWKDIVKSGGVLSADGKNWYPSESYKKGLESSSNFNVPDKISKDELITVKDFLRPVMVSLVGCDKVLLDGPTFQNSPAWNLHPLMCSNVILRNLTVRNPWFSQNGDGVDLESCKNVLIYDNTFDVGDDAICIKSGKDEDGRKRGMPTENVIIKNNVVYHGHGGFVIGSEMSGGARNIHVSDCTFIGTDIGLRFKTTRGRGGIVENIYIKNIDMINIPTQTIGFNMFYEGASPVLEDGQTKEENKTPEKVFPVTEKTPVFRNIFFKNINAVNSDEAITLFGLAEMNLKNIVIEDSQFDTRKALTIADADGIQLKNVKLKYTEGTGATIYNSKNINLSTVKFESANKPYVKVLGNKTGAVLLPKEIGSDRSLLSVGADVAKNAVK, from the coding sequence ATGAAGAAGTCTTTAAAAATGATCGGTTTGGCGGCAGCCTTACTATTTTCAGGCCAGATATCTGCCCAAAACCTGGATATTTATAAAAATATTGAGTTTAAAATGCCTCAGGTAAAGGAAACCTCATTTCCTGCCAATACGGTTTCTATTACCCAGTTCGGAGGAATTTCCGGAGGCACTGTAAAAAATACGGAGGCTTTCAGAAAAGCTATTGATGAATTAAGCAAAAAAGGCGGCGGTAAATTAGTTGTGCCGAGAGGAATGTGGCTTACAGGACCGATTGTGCTTAAAAGCAATATTAACCTTCATGTGGAAGAAGGCGCATTCATTATTTTCAGTAAAGATAAAAACGATTATCCTTTGGTGGACGTAAGCTTTGAAGGGCTAAACACCATTCGCTGCCAGTCTCCTATTTCAGCAAACAATGCGACGAACATCGCCATTACAGGAAAAGGCGTGATCGACGGAAGCGGTGACGCATGGAGAGCCATTAAAAAAAGTAAAGTTTCCGAATCTCAATGGAAAGACATCGTAAAATCCGGCGGCGTTCTGTCTGCGGACGGCAAAAACTGGTATCCTTCGGAAAGCTATAAAAAAGGACTGGAAAGCAGCTCTAATTTTAATGTTCCGGATAAAATTTCCAAAGATGAATTAATTACCGTAAAAGATTTTCTCAGACCGGTAATGGTAAGCTTAGTTGGCTGCGACAAAGTCCTGCTGGACGGGCCGACTTTCCAGAATTCTCCGGCATGGAATCTCCATCCTCTGATGTGCTCCAATGTTATTCTAAGAAATCTTACGGTCAGGAATCCGTGGTTTTCCCAGAACGGAGACGGTGTAGATTTAGAATCATGTAAAAATGTTTTAATTTACGATAATACGTTTGATGTTGGTGATGATGCGATCTGCATCAAATCCGGAAAAGATGAAGACGGAAGAAAAAGAGGAATGCCTACTGAAAATGTCATTATTAAAAATAATGTGGTGTATCATGGTCACGGAGGGTTTGTGATAGGAAGCGAGATGTCCGGCGGCGCAAGAAATATTCATGTTTCCGATTGTACTTTTATCGGTACCGATATCGGCCTGCGTTTCAAAACAACCCGAGGAAGAGGCGGAATTGTGGAGAATATTTACATTAAAAATATCGATATGATCAACATCCCGACACAGACGATCGGCTTCAATATGTTCTACGAAGGCGCATCTCCTGTGCTGGAAGACGGGCAGACAAAGGAAGAAAACAAGACCCCTGAAAAAGTTTTTCCGGTAACGGAAAAAACACCGGTATTCAGAAATATTTTCTTTAAAAATATCAATGCCGTGAATTCTGATGAAGCCATAACTTTATTCGGGCTTGCGGAAATGAACCTTAAAAATATTGTAATTGAAGATTCGCAGTTTGATACCCGGAAAGCATTAACCATTGCAGACGCAGACGGAATTCAACTTAAAAATGTAAAGCTGAAATATACCGAAGGAACAGGTGCAACAATTTACAACAGTAAAAACATCAACCTTTCAACGGTGAAATTTGAATCAGCAAACAAACCTTACGTAAAAGTTTTAGGAAATAAAACCGGAGCAGTCCTGCTGCCGAAAGAAATTGGGTCTGACAGGAGTTTACTTTCTGTGGGTGCAGATGTAGCGAAAAATGCAGTTAAATAA
- a CDS encoding glycoside hydrolase family 88/105 protein: MNFIQNHIKIYAITALCSGIFFSCAQKALHNSGEAKTVTTTEKIPVDLPWSQRMLLSEMKRFPEAWMLDYNKTPKWSYPTAIVLEGAERIFEKTGNQEYYQYISTFGETMIKEDGSILSYDLSKYNIDMLNCGNVLLYLYQKEKKEKYLTALQTLRSQIDGQPRTSEGGFWHKKIYPNQMWLDGLYMGEPFYAHYTNIFSKGADAEKAYNDIVNQFDLIQKHLLDKKTGLLYHAWDESREQQWADKKTGLSPNFWSRAMGWYGMAIVDVLDYLPQNHPGRVRLLSYLKSYCDAVIKVQDRETGLWYQVLDKGGEKGNYLEATGSSMFVYTMMKSVNKNYLPKSYKKFAKKGYEGILKNLITVDENGMVNLNRCCAVAGLGGNPYRSGSYEYYINEEIRSNDPKGTGPFILASLEFEK; this comes from the coding sequence ATGAATTTTATTCAGAATCATATTAAAATTTACGCCATTACCGCTTTATGTTCAGGAATTTTCTTCTCATGCGCTCAAAAAGCCTTACACAATTCCGGTGAAGCAAAAACAGTAACCACAACAGAAAAAATCCCGGTTGATCTTCCGTGGTCACAGCGAATGCTTCTTTCCGAAATGAAAAGATTTCCCGAAGCCTGGATGCTTGATTATAACAAAACTCCGAAATGGAGCTATCCTACCGCTATCGTCCTGGAAGGTGCCGAAAGAATATTTGAAAAAACCGGCAATCAAGAATATTATCAATACATTTCTACGTTTGGAGAAACCATGATAAAAGAAGACGGAAGTATTCTTTCATACGATCTTTCAAAATACAATATCGACATGCTGAACTGCGGCAACGTTCTTTTGTATTTATACCAGAAAGAAAAGAAAGAGAAATATCTGACAGCATTACAGACCCTCCGTTCTCAGATTGACGGACAGCCGAGAACTTCAGAAGGAGGCTTCTGGCACAAAAAAATTTACCCTAATCAGATGTGGCTGGATGGATTGTACATGGGTGAGCCATTCTATGCTCATTATACCAACATATTCAGCAAAGGTGCGGATGCAGAAAAAGCGTATAACGACATCGTGAATCAGTTTGATCTTATCCAGAAACATCTGCTCGACAAAAAAACAGGGCTACTCTATCATGCATGGGATGAAAGCAGAGAACAACAGTGGGCCGATAAGAAAACCGGACTTTCCCCGAACTTCTGGTCCAGAGCAATGGGTTGGTACGGTATGGCAATCGTTGATGTATTAGATTACCTTCCACAAAATCATCCCGGAAGAGTAAGATTGCTTTCTTATTTAAAATCATATTGTGACGCTGTCATTAAAGTTCAGGATCGCGAAACAGGATTGTGGTATCAGGTTTTGGATAAAGGCGGCGAAAAAGGAAATTATCTGGAAGCTACCGGTTCATCCATGTTTGTTTACACCATGATGAAATCCGTTAACAAAAATTATCTTCCGAAATCCTATAAAAAATTTGCTAAAAAAGGGTACGAAGGCATTCTTAAAAATTTAATTACTGTCGATGAAAACGGAATGGTAAATCTAAACAGATGCTGCGCCGTTGCCGGTCTTGGAGGAAATCCATACCGAAGCGGTTCCTACGAATATTATATTAACGAAGAAATCCGGTCCAACGATCCGAAAGGAACCGGACCATTCATTCTGGCAAGTCTGGAATTTGAAAAGTAA
- a CDS encoding rhamnogalacturonan acetylesterase yields the protein MNNKIFYIVSFLLVVLLLSGCSSQSSVQKTTAKRDKKVTHIYLIGDSTMADYTGDYEPGKDYMKVRYPITGWGQVFQPFFVKDNLVSLKPGITADSVAVIDRAHGGRSTRTFFQEGRWRYVYEHLKPGDYVLMQFGHNDSSEKHTERYVNIEGYKEFLRLFVTQTKQKGANPIILTPVARNYPWKDGKLQNVHGEYWQAPIDVAMEMNVPYIDLNKLSMEYFTRKGEDFTTNHYFMNLPENTYEAYPKGQKDNTHFQPEGAKAVASLVYQEFKKIITTQKK from the coding sequence ATGAATAACAAAATTTTTTATATAGTTTCATTTTTATTAGTCGTTTTGCTGTTGTCAGGATGCAGTTCACAGAGCAGCGTTCAGAAAACAACGGCAAAACGCGATAAAAAAGTTACCCATATTTACCTCATCGGCGATTCTACCATGGCAGATTATACGGGAGATTATGAACCGGGAAAAGATTATATGAAAGTACGCTATCCGATTACCGGTTGGGGGCAGGTTTTTCAGCCCTTCTTCGTAAAAGACAACTTGGTGAGTTTGAAGCCCGGTATTACAGCAGATTCTGTGGCAGTGATCGACAGGGCGCATGGCGGAAGAAGCACAAGAACTTTTTTTCAGGAAGGAAGATGGAGATATGTCTATGAACACCTGAAACCCGGAGATTATGTCCTAATGCAGTTTGGTCACAACGACAGTTCGGAAAAGCATACGGAGCGATATGTAAATATTGAAGGATATAAAGAATTTTTAAGATTATTTGTTACTCAGACAAAACAAAAAGGGGCCAATCCCATTATTTTGACACCGGTTGCCAGAAATTATCCGTGGAAGGATGGAAAACTCCAAAATGTTCATGGTGAATACTGGCAGGCTCCGATTGATGTAGCGATGGAAATGAACGTTCCGTACATCGATTTAAATAAATTATCTATGGAATACTTTACCCGTAAGGGAGAGGATTTCACCACGAATCATTACTTTATGAATTTACCTGAAAATACCTATGAAGCTTATCCGAAAGGGCAGAAAGACAATACCCATTTTCAGCCGGAAGGTGCAAAAGCGGTTGCTTCGCTCGTTTATCAGGAATTTAAAAAAATAATTACAACTCAAAAAAAATAA
- a CDS encoding alpha/beta hydrolase: protein MIFSIKHTYISIFLMGTMAFGQVKRPNATPYTNEITFEKLKKKYSFLTPIERPVPQNVIIDKDVEYKNINGISLKADIYYPKDLSKKYPGIAMVHGGGWISGSKENEKYMAMELASKGYVVIAIGYRLADVAKFPAGVEDIETGIQWLKKNHKKYALDKKKIAVYGESAGAQMATLVGVKSKNKIQAIVNVDGIVSFIHPEAEESTYAAYWLDGDRDVNLKNWTTASPLKYVDKNTPPTLFINSSQPRFHAGRDDMMNKLRNYNIQTEFHEIKDSPHSFWSAEPWFTETLNLTAAFLDKVLKL from the coding sequence ATGATTTTTAGCATAAAACATACTTATATTTCTATTTTTTTAATGGGGACCATGGCATTCGGACAGGTAAAACGGCCGAATGCCACTCCTTATACCAACGAAATTACGTTTGAAAAACTTAAAAAGAAATATTCTTTTTTAACCCCGATTGAAAGACCGGTTCCTCAAAATGTCATTATTGATAAAGACGTAGAATACAAGAATATCAACGGAATTTCTTTAAAAGCAGATATTTATTATCCCAAAGATCTATCTAAAAAATATCCCGGAATTGCAATGGTTCACGGCGGCGGATGGATTTCTGGAAGCAAGGAAAATGAAAAATACATGGCCATGGAGCTCGCTTCAAAAGGATATGTTGTGATTGCGATTGGCTACCGTTTGGCAGATGTCGCAAAATTTCCTGCCGGTGTGGAAGATATCGAAACCGGAATTCAATGGCTGAAGAAAAATCATAAAAAATATGCTTTAGATAAAAAGAAAATAGCAGTGTACGGAGAGTCTGCGGGAGCACAAATGGCCACCTTGGTAGGTGTAAAATCAAAGAATAAAATCCAGGCCATCGTGAATGTTGACGGAATTGTTTCATTTATTCATCCTGAAGCTGAAGAAAGTACCTACGCAGCGTACTGGCTGGATGGCGACCGAGATGTTAATTTGAAAAACTGGACAACCGCTTCACCTCTAAAGTATGTTGATAAAAATACACCTCCTACCCTTTTTATTAACAGTTCGCAACCCCGGTTTCATGCTGGCAGAGACGATATGATGAATAAATTAAGAAATTATAATATTCAGACAGAATTCCATGAGATTAAGGATTCGCCGCACTCTTTCTGGTCAGCAGAACCCTGGTTTACGGAAACCCTGAATCTTACCGCTGCTTTTTTAGATAAAGTTTTGAAATTATAA
- a CDS encoding pectinesterase family protein — MKNSPFFKNLKVFLMILTAIFNFLSFKTADRLIVVSKDGKGNFTTIQKAVDAIENNSSRRTKIIIKKGIYEEKIIIPETKGEIILEGENPKNTLITFNDFASKKNQEGKDIGTTGSATLFIYADDFTAKNISFENSSGKVGQAVAVLTAGDRIAFENCRFLGNQDTLYLKGAQDLEDKTQPSRNYFKNCYIEGTTDYIFGAGTAVFETCMIYSKETASYITAASTPKENSFGFVFINCNIAGNAKEHSVYLGRPWRPFAKTVYINCMLNSTIKPEGWHNWNKPDAEKTAFYAEYDSKGPGANHVSRVSWSHQLTQTEAKEYTPGNILKGKDNWNFKKNLK, encoded by the coding sequence ATGAAAAACTCCCCATTTTTTAAAAATCTGAAAGTATTTTTAATGATTCTCACAGCAATATTTAATTTTCTTTCTTTTAAAACTGCCGACCGACTGATCGTGGTTTCAAAAGACGGAAAAGGTAATTTTACTACCATTCAAAAAGCTGTGGATGCCATTGAAAACAATTCTTCCCGGAGAACAAAAATCATTATTAAAAAAGGAATTTATGAAGAAAAAATCATCATTCCTGAAACGAAAGGAGAAATTATTTTAGAAGGAGAAAATCCTAAAAATACTTTAATAACCTTTAATGATTTTGCCTCTAAAAAAAATCAGGAAGGAAAAGATATCGGAACCACAGGTTCTGCTACCCTTTTTATATATGCCGACGATTTCACAGCCAAAAATATCTCGTTTGAAAACAGTTCCGGAAAAGTGGGACAAGCTGTAGCAGTTTTAACAGCAGGTGACAGAATTGCTTTTGAAAACTGCAGGTTCCTCGGAAATCAGGACACCTTATATTTAAAAGGAGCACAGGATCTTGAAGATAAAACCCAACCTTCAAGAAATTATTTTAAAAATTGCTATATCGAAGGAACAACTGACTATATCTTCGGAGCAGGGACCGCTGTTTTTGAAACCTGCATGATCTATTCCAAAGAAACCGCAAGCTATATAACTGCAGCGTCTACCCCAAAGGAAAACAGCTTCGGGTTCGTATTTATTAATTGTAACATTGCAGGCAATGCAAAAGAACATTCCGTATACCTCGGAAGACCATGGAGACCTTTCGCCAAAACGGTTTATATCAACTGTATGCTCAATTCAACGATAAAACCTGAAGGATGGCACAACTGGAATAAACCGGATGCCGAAAAAACGGCTTTTTACGCAGAATATGATTCAAAAGGTCCAGGAGCTAATCATGTCTCAAGAGTCAGCTGGTCACATCAGCTCACCCAGACCGAAGCAAAAGAATATACCCCAGGCAATATCCTAAAAGGAAAAGATAACTGGAATTTCAAAAAAAATTTAAAATAA